The following are encoded together in the Rhizobium tumorigenes genome:
- a CDS encoding TCR/Tet family MFS transporter has translation MIDPTFARRGLFLVFVILLLDIIGIAIIMPVLPAYLEELTGASISEAAVEGGWLLLAYAGMQFLFAPFIGNLSDRFGRRPVLLASVLTFAIDNLICALATSYWMLFVGRILAGISGASIATCSAYIADVSNDQNRSKNFGLIGIAFGVGFVLGPIIGGFLGGFGPRVPFFGAAFVSLVNFVLACFMLPETLEAKNRRRFDLSRANPFGALKQMRSYPGIGWIGLVFFLYWLAHTVYPAVWPFVSADRYGWNERQIGLSLGVFGIGSAVVMGFVMPRLVPVLGEWRTALVGLAFCTAGLAGYAFAWEGWMVYAVIVATALESVADAPLRSIASASVPASAQGELQGAMSSLSSLTTIIGPLIFTQLFGWFTGPSAPIVFAGAPYALASVFLLVALVVFVVRVRSKARDMQENA, from the coding sequence ATGATCGATCCGACATTTGCCCGCCGCGGCCTCTTCCTCGTTTTTGTCATCCTGCTCCTCGACATCATCGGCATTGCCATCATTATGCCGGTGCTGCCGGCCTATCTCGAGGAATTGACGGGGGCCTCGATCAGCGAGGCTGCGGTGGAAGGGGGATGGCTGCTGCTCGCCTATGCCGGCATGCAGTTCCTGTTTGCGCCGTTCATCGGCAATCTCTCGGATCGATTCGGGCGCCGGCCTGTCCTGTTGGCGTCGGTACTGACCTTTGCCATCGACAACCTGATCTGCGCGCTGGCGACAAGTTACTGGATGCTGTTCGTTGGTCGAATCCTGGCCGGCATCAGCGGTGCCAGCATCGCCACATGCTCGGCTTACATCGCCGATGTCAGCAATGACCAGAACCGCTCGAAAAATTTCGGGCTGATCGGCATCGCTTTCGGCGTGGGATTCGTGCTCGGGCCGATTATCGGCGGTTTTCTCGGCGGGTTCGGTCCGCGCGTGCCGTTTTTCGGCGCTGCATTCGTGTCGCTGGTCAACTTCGTGCTCGCCTGCTTCATGTTGCCCGAGACGCTGGAAGCGAAGAACCGACGCCGGTTCGACCTCTCGCGGGCCAACCCTTTCGGTGCGCTGAAGCAGATGCGCAGCTATCCCGGCATCGGCTGGATCGGCCTGGTGTTTTTCCTCTACTGGCTGGCCCACACCGTCTATCCCGCCGTCTGGCCTTTCGTCAGCGCCGACCGGTACGGCTGGAACGAGCGGCAGATCGGTCTGTCGCTCGGCGTGTTCGGCATCGGCAGTGCCGTCGTCATGGGCTTCGTCATGCCGCGCCTGGTGCCCGTCCTCGGCGAATGGCGGACGGCGCTGGTCGGTCTTGCTTTCTGTACCGCTGGTCTTGCCGGCTATGCCTTCGCCTGGGAGGGGTGGATGGTCTATGCGGTCATCGTTGCGACTGCGTTGGAAAGCGTGGCGGATGCGCCGCTGCGCAGCATTGCCTCAGCCTCTGTGCCGGCCTCGGCGCAGGGCGAGTTGCAGGGTGCTATGAGCAGCCTTTCCAGCCTGACGACGATCATCGGGCCACTGATCTTCACCCAGTTGTTCGGTTGGTTCACCGGTCCCAGCGCACCCATCGTCTTTGCCGGGGCTCCCTACGCACTGGCATCGGTCTTCCTGCTGGTGGCGCTTGTGGTCTTTGTGGTCAGGGTGCGCTCGAAAGCGCGAGACATGCAAGAAAATGCCTAA
- a CDS encoding LysR family transcriptional regulator, whose protein sequence is MDDLPLGDLAAFHAVARERSFRAAARKRNVSPSALSEAVRRLEEKLGLRLLNRTTRSVTPTEAGERLMERLAPAFSDVAAALDQLNSSDDNPAGTLKLNIPSIVARYIMPGLLGRFMALYPDIRLEVAADDSFIDVLAAGFDAGVRYGERLEQDMIAVPLGPREQRYVTAASPAYLEANGTPQHPSDLLEHRCIRHRFVSRSVGLWEFERGEESLVLSPPASLITDSLEIEVGAAVRGLGVLRCFEEIVAPAVAKGELVLILDEWVSRFPGPYLYYASRRQMPGPLRAFVDFLKADQRRAAQP, encoded by the coding sequence ATGGACGACCTGCCGCTCGGCGATCTCGCCGCCTTCCATGCCGTTGCCCGAGAGCGCAGTTTTCGCGCCGCCGCCCGCAAGCGCAACGTCTCGCCTTCTGCGCTTAGCGAGGCGGTGCGCCGACTGGAGGAAAAGCTCGGCCTGCGGCTGTTGAACCGTACCACCCGCAGCGTTACCCCGACGGAGGCCGGCGAGCGGCTGATGGAGCGACTGGCGCCTGCGTTCAGCGATGTTGCTGCCGCACTCGATCAACTCAACAGTTCCGACGATAACCCGGCCGGCACGTTGAAGCTGAACATCCCCTCCATCGTTGCCCGCTATATCATGCCCGGGCTGCTTGGTCGTTTCATGGCGCTCTATCCGGATATCCGGCTGGAGGTGGCTGCCGACGATAGCTTCATCGACGTGCTGGCCGCCGGCTTCGACGCCGGTGTGCGCTATGGCGAGAGGCTGGAACAGGACATGATCGCGGTACCGCTCGGGCCGCGCGAGCAGCGTTATGTTACCGCCGCGTCTCCGGCCTATCTCGAAGCCAATGGTACGCCGCAACATCCGAGCGACCTGCTCGAGCACCGCTGCATCCGACACCGCTTCGTCAGCCGTTCGGTGGGACTTTGGGAATTCGAGCGAGGCGAGGAGAGCCTCGTCCTGTCGCCGCCGGCCTCGCTGATCACCGATTCGCTCGAGATCGAGGTCGGTGCCGCCGTGCGCGGACTGGGCGTGCTGCGCTGCTTCGAAGAGATTGTCGCGCCAGCCGTCGCAAAGGGAGAGCTGGTCCTTATTCTCGACGAATGGGTCAGCCGGTTTCCCGGACCTTACCTCTACTATGCCAGCCGCCGGCAGATGCCCGGGCCGCTGCGCGCCTTCGTGGATTTTTTAAAGGCCGATCAGAGGCGGGCCGCCCAGCCGTGA
- a CDS encoding aldo/keto reductase, producing the protein MEKVRLGNTGPEVSSIGLGCMGMSGMYGPSDRAESIGTIHATLEAGVNLLDTGDFYGMGHNEMLIGEAIKGRNRDDFLLSVKFGALRDPAGGWSGYDCRPAAIKNFVAYTLQRLGVDHIDIYRPARLDPSVPIEETVGAIADLIKAGYVRHIGLSEVGADTIRRAAAVHEIVDLQIEYSLISRGIEETILPTCRELGIAITAYGVLSRGLISGHWQKDGGKSKGDFRAFSPRFQEGNIDQNLALVEALRTVAKARNASVAQIAIAWVAAKGADIIPLVGARRRDRLSEALGSQAVHLSADDLAAIETAVPKDAAAGDRYPTAMLAHMDSEKGRH; encoded by the coding sequence ATGGAAAAGGTTCGTCTGGGCAACACCGGCCCTGAAGTATCGTCAATCGGCCTCGGCTGCATGGGCATGTCCGGCATGTACGGTCCATCGGACCGGGCAGAAAGCATCGGCACCATCCACGCGACCCTCGAAGCAGGCGTCAATCTGCTCGACACCGGCGACTTCTATGGCATGGGCCACAACGAGATGCTGATCGGCGAAGCCATCAAGGGCCGCAATCGCGACGACTTCCTGCTCAGCGTCAAGTTCGGTGCGCTCCGCGATCCCGCCGGCGGCTGGAGCGGCTATGACTGCCGGCCTGCGGCGATCAAGAACTTCGTCGCCTACACGCTGCAGCGGCTTGGCGTCGACCACATCGACATCTACCGCCCGGCGCGCCTCGATCCGAGCGTGCCGATAGAGGAGACGGTTGGAGCCATCGCCGACCTCATCAAGGCCGGATATGTCCGCCATATCGGCCTTTCGGAAGTCGGTGCCGACACCATCCGCCGGGCAGCAGCCGTGCACGAAATCGTCGATCTGCAGATCGAGTACTCGCTGATCTCGCGCGGCATCGAGGAGACGATCCTGCCGACGTGCCGCGAACTCGGCATTGCCATCACCGCCTACGGCGTCCTGTCCAGGGGGCTGATCAGCGGCCACTGGCAGAAGGATGGCGGCAAGTCCAAGGGGGATTTCCGCGCCTTCAGCCCGCGCTTCCAGGAAGGAAATATCGATCAGAACCTCGCACTGGTAGAGGCGCTTCGCACAGTCGCGAAAGCCCGGAATGCCTCGGTCGCGCAGATTGCCATTGCCTGGGTGGCGGCCAAGGGTGCGGACATCATCCCCCTCGTCGGCGCCCGCCGTCGCGACCGCCTGAGCGAGGCGCTCGGCTCGCAGGCCGTGCATCTTTCCGCCGACGATCTCGCAGCCATCGAGACGGCTGTCCCGAAAGATGCTGCCGCCGGCGACCGATACCCGACTGCCATGCTGGCCCACATGGACAGCGAAAAAGGCCGCCATTGA
- a CDS encoding tetratricopeptide repeat protein: MNQYVVPLSPEPSALPAILGRTAELLGAADYHGAIALLQSEHRLVSGEPVACNTLAYLLIQVDRPLEAISWFETSLRIRPDDIQALNGLAMALRSTGDAAGALQCYDRLVTLRPDDAVCWYNRGDLQAEGWHLQEALSSLDRSIALKNDHAPAFVKRSHVLESLGDLPAAIDAAARACTLQPADVSSWSLLGDLLQKAGNLGQAIAAYERALTLSPDDISCMTNLGVALKAAGMMDEALLAARAVLALEPGNQDALLLCGNAELHLGNTDAARVSFLAAAKAGVACSYPASQQPAAFRALMLFSPFAGNTPYEDLIRNVRFDTDLVIVLENHYYDVAALAKSADVVVNLISDADLGLDMIGALGELVASLRKPVINHPALIVGTDRQTISRRLVAVRDTVVPATVRIGAAELLRRLADGESHAFPLIVRNAGTHGGEKMEVVASRQELRTFAEQAGDQPLYLTDFVDYRSPDGFFRKYRLIFVGDEIFPYHLAIGESWKVHHISTRMTELEWMRREEEAFLEKPTHVFGPSAMAALETIRRIVNLDYFGIDCSIDENGKVVVFEVNATMLVHLHNEGFEYKTPHVMKIKAAFEQLLEKRASAG, encoded by the coding sequence ATGAACCAGTACGTCGTGCCTTTGTCTCCCGAGCCGTCAGCCCTGCCCGCCATCCTCGGCCGAACTGCAGAATTGCTGGGCGCGGCAGACTATCATGGTGCCATCGCCCTCCTCCAGTCGGAGCACAGGCTCGTCAGCGGCGAACCTGTCGCCTGCAATACGCTCGCCTATCTCCTGATCCAGGTCGACAGGCCATTGGAAGCAATTTCCTGGTTCGAAACATCGCTGCGCATCCGACCGGACGACATCCAGGCGCTGAACGGCTTGGCGATGGCACTGCGATCGACGGGCGATGCGGCAGGTGCCTTGCAATGCTACGACAGGCTCGTGACCTTGCGGCCGGACGATGCTGTCTGCTGGTACAACCGCGGCGACCTGCAGGCCGAGGGCTGGCACCTGCAAGAGGCCCTGTCCAGTCTCGACCGGTCGATTGCCCTGAAAAACGATCATGCCCCGGCCTTCGTCAAGCGTAGCCATGTGCTGGAATCGCTGGGCGACCTGCCGGCGGCGATCGATGCCGCTGCCCGCGCCTGCACACTTCAGCCGGCCGACGTCTCTTCCTGGTCGTTGCTCGGAGATCTCCTGCAGAAGGCTGGCAACCTCGGCCAGGCGATTGCGGCCTACGAACGCGCCCTGACGCTCTCGCCCGATGATATCTCGTGTATGACGAACCTCGGCGTCGCCCTGAAGGCTGCCGGAATGATGGACGAAGCGCTGCTGGCCGCTCGTGCCGTGCTGGCACTCGAACCCGGCAATCAGGACGCGCTGCTTCTCTGCGGCAACGCCGAACTGCATCTCGGCAACACTGATGCCGCAAGGGTGAGCTTTCTTGCCGCCGCCAAGGCCGGCGTGGCCTGCAGCTATCCAGCATCGCAGCAGCCGGCAGCTTTCCGGGCGCTGATGCTGTTCTCGCCCTTTGCAGGCAATACGCCCTACGAAGATCTCATCCGGAATGTCCGCTTCGATACGGACCTAGTGATCGTGCTGGAGAACCACTACTACGATGTCGCGGCACTCGCCAAAAGTGCCGACGTCGTCGTCAACCTCATCTCCGATGCCGACCTCGGCCTCGACATGATCGGCGCGCTCGGTGAACTCGTCGCGTCGTTGCGCAAACCGGTAATCAATCATCCGGCGCTGATCGTCGGAACCGACCGCCAGACAATCTCACGACGCCTGGTCGCCGTCCGCGATACTGTCGTGCCCGCCACCGTCCGTATCGGCGCGGCCGAACTCCTGCGCCGCCTTGCCGATGGCGAGAGCCACGCCTTTCCGCTGATCGTGCGCAATGCCGGCACGCATGGCGGCGAGAAGATGGAAGTTGTGGCCAGCCGGCAAGAATTGCGGACTTTTGCCGAGCAAGCAGGCGATCAGCCGCTCTATCTCACAGACTTCGTGGACTATCGCTCGCCGGACGGTTTCTTTCGAAAATACCGGCTGATTTTCGTCGGCGACGAGATCTTTCCCTATCATCTGGCGATCGGCGAAAGCTGGAAAGTCCATCATATCTCGACACGCATGACGGAACTCGAATGGATGCGCCGTGAGGAAGAGGCTTTCCTGGAAAAGCCGACGCATGTCTTCGGCCCATCCGCCATGGCAGCCCTCGAGACCATCAGGCGCATCGTCAATCTCGATTATTTCGGCATTGACTGCTCAATCGATGAGAATGGCAAGGTCGTGGTCTTCGAGGTCAACGCCACCATGCTGGTCCATCTCCACAATGAAGGCTTCGAATACAAGACGCCGCATGTCATGAAGATCAAGGCGGCTTTCGAACAGCTCCTGGAGAAGCGGGCGTCCGCCGGCTGA
- a CDS encoding helix-turn-helix transcriptional regulator: protein MPTNAAGSLASFLKDRRTRLDPAAFGFSGRRRTPGLRREEVAQRANISPTWYTWLEQGRGGAPSADVLNRIASGLMLTEPEREHLFMLGLGRPPEVCYKSVEGVSPRLQRLLDTLDASPAFIKTATWDVVAWNQASAVVLTDYGALPAEQRNILRLMFCNPSIKGKQHDWESVARVVVSAFRADVARAGAVSEVADLVEELCQASPEFTALWRENDVKIHGDGLKRLLHPILGLVELEYSAFAVDGRPDLSLFIYNPVDPGIADRIRVLAAERQRAREGNST, encoded by the coding sequence ATGCCGACAAATGCCGCAGGTTCACTGGCGTCCTTCCTGAAGGACCGTCGCACGCGTCTCGATCCAGCGGCGTTCGGATTCTCCGGACGCAGGCGGACGCCTGGCCTGCGCAGGGAGGAGGTCGCCCAGCGCGCCAACATCAGTCCGACGTGGTACACTTGGCTGGAGCAGGGGCGCGGTGGTGCACCGTCTGCCGACGTTCTGAACCGGATTGCCAGCGGGCTGATGCTGACAGAGCCGGAACGCGAGCATCTGTTCATGCTTGGTCTCGGGCGACCACCCGAGGTCTGCTACAAATCGGTCGAGGGCGTCTCTCCCCGTCTTCAACGGCTGCTGGATACGCTCGACGCCAGTCCTGCGTTCATCAAGACCGCCACCTGGGATGTCGTCGCCTGGAACCAGGCTTCAGCAGTCGTTTTGACCGACTACGGCGCACTTCCGGCAGAGCAGCGCAATATCCTGCGCCTGATGTTCTGCAATCCTTCCATCAAGGGCAAGCAGCATGATTGGGAAAGTGTCGCGCGCGTCGTCGTCAGCGCTTTCAGGGCCGATGTGGCCCGGGCGGGTGCGGTTTCCGAGGTTGCCGATCTCGTCGAGGAACTGTGTCAGGCCAGCCCCGAATTCACGGCGTTATGGCGGGAAAACGACGTCAAGATCCACGGCGACGGCCTGAAGCGGCTCCTCCACCCGATTCTCGGACTGGTTGAACTGGAATACTCCGCCTTCGCCGTCGACGGCCGGCCCGACCTCAGTCTGTTCATCTACAATCCAGTCGACCCAGGTATCGCCGACCGCATCCGCGTGCTTGCCGCAGAGCGTCAACGTGCTCGCGAGGGGAATTCGACCTGA
- a CDS encoding SDR family oxidoreductase, which yields MRIFLTGATGFIGSALVPELLKAGHQVIGMTRSDAGAAALAAAGVEVHRGTLEDADSLRNGAAKADGVIHAAFDHDFSRFVENCGKDGRAIEALGSALAGSDRPLVITSGTGIGSRGHGEPATEDVFDVSHPNPRITSELAGNALLEQGINVSVMRLPQVHDTFKQGLITPLLDIARQKGVSAYVGDGRNRWPAGHLLDVARLYRLAIEKAERGARYNAVGEEGIESRAIAEALGRGLNVPVVSIAPEEASMHFGWMGMFVGMDMPASSAHTQATLGWRPTGPTLLSDLNAMKYA from the coding sequence GTGCGTATATTTTTGACCGGTGCTACCGGCTTCATTGGTTCGGCCCTGGTGCCCGAACTCCTCAAGGCAGGCCATCAGGTGATCGGCATGACGCGCTCGGATGCAGGTGCTGCGGCGTTGGCTGCAGCGGGTGTCGAAGTCCACCGTGGAACGCTGGAGGATGCTGACAGCCTGCGCAACGGCGCGGCAAAGGCGGATGGCGTCATCCACGCCGCCTTCGACCACGACTTTTCGCGATTTGTAGAGAATTGCGGAAAAGACGGGCGCGCCATCGAAGCGCTGGGATCGGCCCTCGCCGGTTCGGACCGGCCGCTCGTCATCACATCAGGCACAGGTATCGGTAGCCGTGGCCATGGTGAGCCTGCGACGGAGGACGTGTTCGATGTCAGCCATCCCAATCCACGCATCACCTCGGAGCTTGCCGGAAACGCGCTTCTGGAACAGGGGATCAACGTCTCTGTGATGCGGTTGCCGCAAGTCCACGACACGTTCAAGCAGGGCCTGATAACGCCGCTGCTCGATATAGCACGGCAGAAAGGCGTCTCGGCCTATGTTGGCGATGGCCGCAATCGCTGGCCTGCCGGCCATCTCCTGGATGTCGCGCGTCTCTATCGGCTCGCCATAGAAAAGGCCGAACGGGGAGCCCGTTATAACGCTGTTGGCGAAGAAGGCATCGAGAGCCGTGCAATCGCCGAAGCCCTTGGGCGGGGTCTAAACGTACCGGTCGTCTCGATTGCACCTGAAGAGGCGTCGATGCATTTTGGCTGGATGGGCATGTTTGTCGGCATGGACATGCCCGCATCCAGCGCCCACACGCAGGCAACGCTCGGCTGGCGGCCAACCGGCCCGACGCTGCTGTCGGACCTCAATGCCATGAAATACGCGTAA
- the ypfJ gene encoding KPN_02809 family neutral zinc metallopeptidase, with product MEWKGRRQSDNIEDERGSSGGTGPLGGGGGGFNFPGGGMRRAGGGLSIGTIVVLVVIYLILKAMGIDMLQILSQGDTGNTGSSYQQSNSAPQNPGNDETKAFVATVLAETEDTWGGIFKSMGKTYEDPKLVLFTNRLNSGCGLASTASGPFYCPSDRKIYLDMGFFQEMKDKFGASGDFAQAYVVAHEVGHHVQNLLGILPKADQARSQMNEVDSNKMSVRIELQADCFAGIWGKFTQQKGILDNGDLEEALNAAQQIGDDTLQKKSQGYVVPDSFNHGTSAQRVKWFKQGFDSGKLTSCDTFSNPV from the coding sequence ATGGAATGGAAGGGACGTCGACAGTCCGATAATATCGAGGATGAGCGTGGCTCCTCCGGAGGCACCGGACCGCTTGGCGGCGGCGGTGGAGGTTTCAACTTTCCGGGCGGTGGCATGCGGCGGGCCGGCGGCGGCCTCAGCATCGGCACGATCGTCGTTCTGGTGGTGATCTACCTCATTCTCAAGGCGATGGGCATCGACATGCTGCAGATCCTCAGCCAGGGTGATACCGGCAATACCGGCTCCAGCTACCAGCAGAGCAACTCGGCGCCGCAGAACCCGGGCAACGACGAAACCAAGGCGTTTGTCGCCACGGTGCTCGCCGAGACCGAGGATACCTGGGGCGGCATCTTCAAATCCATGGGCAAGACCTATGAGGACCCGAAGCTGGTGCTGTTCACCAACAGGCTGAACTCGGGCTGCGGTCTGGCCTCTACCGCGTCGGGGCCGTTCTACTGCCCGTCTGACCGCAAGATCTATCTCGACATGGGATTCTTCCAGGAGATGAAGGATAAGTTCGGTGCTTCCGGCGATTTCGCGCAGGCCTATGTGGTTGCCCACGAGGTCGGCCATCACGTGCAGAACCTGCTTGGCATCCTGCCAAAGGCCGATCAGGCCCGAAGCCAGATGAACGAAGTGGACAGCAACAAGATGTCTGTTCGCATCGAGTTGCAGGCAGACTGCTTTGCCGGGATCTGGGGCAAGTTTACGCAGCAGAAGGGCATTCTCGACAATGGCGATCTGGAAGAGGCGTTGAACGCAGCCCAGCAGATCGGCGACGATACGCTGCAGAAGAAGAGCCAGGGCTACGTCGTGCCTGATAGCTTCAACCACGGGACCTCGGCGCAGCGTGTCAAATGGTTCAAGCAGGGTTTCGACAGCGGCAAGCTGACATCCTGCGACACGTTCTCGAACCCGGTCTGA
- a CDS encoding DUF2306 domain-containing protein, whose translation MTLEPLLSASPAIHIHVVAVVTSALLGAYVLFRRKGTRLHRLLGNIWLLLMAVGALSSFFIYKLNVFHGFSPIHLLSVFVLYSCVQAIVSARRHDIARHRRAVLGLYFGGIGGAGAFTLLPHRIMNAVVFTGHETMPLLLLVAMALFLGWAAWGARSIPV comes from the coding sequence ATGACCCTCGAACCGCTGCTGTCGGCTTCGCCCGCCATTCACATCCATGTGGTTGCCGTAGTCACATCAGCGCTGCTCGGCGCCTACGTGCTTTTTCGGCGCAAGGGGACGAGGCTGCACCGGCTGCTTGGGAATATCTGGCTTTTGCTGATGGCGGTCGGGGCGCTGTCAAGCTTCTTCATCTACAAGCTAAACGTCTTTCATGGCTTCAGCCCGATCCATCTTTTGTCTGTCTTCGTGCTTTATTCCTGCGTTCAGGCGATTGTCTCTGCCCGCCGGCATGACATCGCTCGCCATCGTCGGGCTGTCCTGGGACTTTATTTTGGCGGTATCGGCGGTGCCGGCGCCTTCACACTCTTGCCGCACCGGATAATGAACGCCGTGGTCTTCACTGGTCATGAGACGATGCCTCTTCTGCTGCTGGTGGCGATGGCATTATTCCTTGGATGGGCCGCCTGGGGCGCCCGGAGCATTCCCGTCTGA
- a CDS encoding zinc-dependent alcohol dehydrogenase family protein: MQAIRLDAVGQLTVREIEKPLPGRGELLVRVEACGICGTDRHILHGEFPSAPPVTLGHEFAGIVEAVGPDTTGFAPGMRVTCDPNISCGLCSQCRSGRVNLCERLQAIGIHRDGGFADYAILPVSQAFELPLGLDPLHGAFCEPLACCLHGVDMAKIETGASVVVLGGGVIGLLVVQLARLAGATRVVLVTRHKDKRALAERLGATATLDPGLSDPIAAISRPDGLLPGGADVVFECAGVAETVQQSTRMAKSGGTVVVLGVMPQGQTVPIEPFDLLFRELKFIGSFINPFTHRRAADLIASGAIDVAPLISRVVGMTEGAEAIRQPARPGEIRVLVVPDSAAR; encoded by the coding sequence ATGCAAGCCATACGTCTCGACGCCGTCGGCCAATTGACCGTCCGCGAGATCGAAAAACCGTTGCCCGGTCGGGGCGAACTTCTCGTCCGCGTCGAGGCTTGCGGCATCTGTGGCACGGATCGCCATATCCTCCACGGTGAATTCCCGTCCGCCCCGCCGGTGACGCTGGGCCACGAATTTGCCGGCATCGTCGAGGCTGTCGGCCCTGACACGACGGGCTTTGCGCCCGGTATGCGCGTCACCTGCGATCCGAACATCTCCTGCGGTCTCTGCAGCCAGTGCCGCAGCGGCCGCGTCAACCTCTGCGAACGGCTGCAGGCGATCGGCATCCACCGCGATGGCGGCTTTGCCGACTACGCGATCCTTCCCGTCTCCCAGGCCTTCGAACTGCCGCTTGGGCTCGACCCGCTGCACGGCGCCTTCTGCGAGCCCCTCGCCTGCTGCCTGCACGGCGTCGACATGGCGAAAATCGAAACCGGTGCCTCGGTGGTCGTGCTCGGCGGCGGCGTCATCGGGCTTCTCGTGGTCCAACTGGCTCGACTGGCGGGCGCCACCCGCGTCGTCCTCGTCACGCGCCACAAGGACAAGCGCGCCCTTGCCGAACGCCTCGGCGCCACCGCGACGCTCGATCCCGGTCTCAGCGACCCCATCGCCGCCATATCGCGGCCGGATGGCCTGCTGCCCGGCGGTGCTGATGTCGTGTTCGAATGCGCGGGCGTCGCCGAGACGGTGCAGCAATCGACACGCATGGCAAAGAGCGGCGGCACCGTTGTTGTCCTCGGCGTCATGCCGCAGGGCCAGACCGTGCCGATCGAGCCCTTCGACCTCTTGTTCCGCGAACTGAAATTTATCGGCTCTTTCATCAATCCGTTCACCCATCGCCGCGCCGCCGATCTGATCGCCTCCGGCGCCATCGATGTCGCGCCACTCATCTCCCGCGTCGTCGGCATGACAGAAGGTGCCGAAGCTATCCGCCAGCCCGCACGCCCCGGGGAAATCCGCGTGCTGGTGGTGCCCGACAGCGCCGCACGGTAG